GCGCGTTGTGGGGGGACGGAGCGGGGGCGGAGGGGCGTAGGGGCTCGAGGCTTGGTCGAAGAGCGAGCTGGAGTCGCCGTGGAAGGAGAACTCGGGCGTGTCGAGGGGCGAGCCGGAGTCGTCGTAGACGGGGCACTCGGACGTGTCGAGCGGGGCAAAAGCTGGCTTCTGGGGAGACGCGAGGGTGTTGAGAGGGCCAAAGGGCGCACGGTGTTTCTGGGAGCCGCGGTTCATCTACAGGTTCGCGTGGGGCAGACGGGCAGAcgggcaggcgggcaggcgggcagTGAAGGACCCTGGCGACTTCGTTGTCGGTAGATGCAAGGGAAGGCGCCATCGTCATGTTTGTGTTCGGACGAGGCAGCCTTGCGCTAGTGGTTGCTAGGCTGCTAGCCTGCTAGCCTGCTAGCGCGTCCAAACAAGCCCCGCGCCGCACGTGGGCGCGCTGTCACGAGATCACCAAGACCAACACAATTCCACCGCCAAACAACCCTCCCGTGGTCTCTCCAACGTGGCCCCTCGCAACAGCATACGCCAAGAGCATGCTTGTCTTCAGCTGGGCGTAGCAGCTCGCCCTGCACGGCATCGCGCGCACCGACAGCAGCTCTTGCGTGGCCCATGTAGCTTCGAACCTCACGTCAGCACACGTCAGAGCTCCTCTGCGTCCTGGCGAATCTTCAGTGAGCATCGTTGCAACGAAACTCAAGGACGGCCCCAACGCAGAGTGGTCTTGTCGAGATTTGGTGGACTACAGAAAGAAAAAGAGAGGCGGCGCGGCAAACTGCCCGCTCCCCATGTTATTTCCGCCCCCACGCCTAAAGAGGAATCCTGAACAGACATCGAACCCATATTTCCAGAAGCCAAACATGCCATCGCCGTCCCGCCAAAACTGTACGCAGCTCGCCATGCCACTCACGCTACAACAACATCTTATCTGATCAGCAGACTGTCCATCTGCACGACCTTCAGCACCCGTTTTCTAGTCGATGTGACTTGCAACGCATGACTTTCTGGCCGAGGCATGACTACAAACGTCGCAAGATGTGACGCGAAGGATTCTGCAAGATTTTTCAGCCTGCAGCCCCTGTTCCGATGCGGCTCGCCTGAACCCGACAGACCTCTCAAATCCCATCCTATTCGTCAAACGTCAGGGATCAAATAATTCACCTTGCTGTCAGAAGCATAGCGCCCGTCGGCACCTTCGGCTGTCTTGATGCTAGGACCACCGGGATCGCGGGTCAACATCGCGTACACAATCAGCAATGGGAGCATCCCTGCTTGCGCAGATTTGACCCATACTTTCAAAACAGCAATTCGCTCAGCAGCCAATGTGCCGTTCAGACGAGCGCGACAGCATCGACGACTGAGCAAGGCCATCACTCATCTTGTGGTTGCGTGCGCGCCCGCTCTGTTTCCAGAAGCATGTGAAACTCCTAGGAACCAACCCTCGTCTCCCTACCGCTTCATCGCTCAAAGATGCCGGCGAGAACATGAGTGGGCCTCACTCTCGCTAATGGTCGCTGCTCATTGGTTGCAGTCGTAACGAATCTACGGGATGGAGGCCAATCTAAGGAACGAAGTGAGGCTTCCGAGCTATCCATTACCACTCATGCAGTGGTTACAATTTGTCGCTGTGGCTTGCACATTCGAAGTCTTGCGTACGTCGGCCTGAAGCGTTCCAAAGTCTTCGACTACCCACGAGTCTAGGGTCGTGCAACCTCGTGCAGCCGATCTTTCAAGGGCGGGCTGGATCTGCGCCATCCTGGACCCGCTGGCTAGGTACGACCTTGTCTGATGGGCCAGAAGCGGTATGGTCCTTAAGATACTCGAAATGGCCTCCTGAACGTTAATGGAGTATCCGCTGATCTGACCCACAACGCGTAGGCAACCCACAATAACTCGCCACGTTATGAACACCACGGATCACCTTGCGCAGCAGAGGCAAATAACTCGGCTTAAGCGATGTAGCTTTTGCTCAGCATATGCTCGATCATGTATGCTCTCAAGCTGTGTGTGTATGCACCCCACCAATAGAAGCAAAGAAGAAAGAACTGCAAGCTCCGGTATAGAACTCGACTACATGCACCTAGTAGGGTCCTCGTTCCACTACGTCGCACTGTGCACGTTGCAACATAGCCCCTGCGGCCCTGCCCTGTCTCCACAAATTTCACATCAACCATCCGATGATGTCTTAAACATTGCACACCCCAGCAATTGGCGGGTGCCTAAACAGACCTGAACGTTGCTCCTCAGCAAGGTTACGCACGACCAGCAGGATTACGCACGACACGCAAGCTTTAGCCTCCAATCTTGCCGAGGAATCCGGGCCCGTTCAAGACTCACATGTTGTCGGCACCTCTTTGCCGCAATTGAAAACCTCGCAATGGCTGTTGTACCTGGCGAGAATCCTCGTGGCCGACAGGCTTTTGATATCTCCATCGCGTTCACGGTCATTGCCTTCTTCAGTGTGGTCTTGAGATTGTACACTCGGTGGTTCATCGTCCGCGCTCCTGGTATTGAAGACCATCTCATCATAGTGGCATCGGTAAGTGCTCATACAGCGATGAAATCAGTCATCCAGCTCTAACAAGCTCTCAGCTCTTCTCTATCTGCCTTACTATTTGCATTGCATACCGTGCGTATCTTGAAAGGTTCTATGGAACCATGGCTAAATCGAAGCAGAAGCAAGATGGGGCATGGGCCAGCATGCCGACACTCTCTCCTGGGATGACAATGTGAAAGTGTCAAAGGTACCCAACATCGTGACACTTTCTTCTGGTAAATCCTAACACGCGCCAGGCTTTTTGGGCTTCCCTCATCGCATACTACCTGTCACTTGGGCTCACCAAGGGCTCCATCCTCTTGCAATACCACCGAGTATTCCCGACCCGGAAGTTTCGAGTCGCATGCTGGTGTGTCTTCGCTGTAGTCATATGCTACACTATATGGACTGTCTTCGGCAGCATCTTTGCTTGCGTGCCGGTGCAAGCTTTTTGGACAAAGGAACGCGCGCGCTGCATCGATCAGTTCGCCATGTGGTTCACAAACGCCGCCATCAACATTTTGACCGACTTCGCCACCGTCGTTCTTCCCATGCCTGTTATCCAACGCCTGCAGCTCGGGAAGCGACAAAAGTCAGCTTTGATCGCAATCTTCGCAGTCGGTGGATTGTAAGCAACACCTTCCTAATCTCCATACACTCGTTGGTCGCGTGGCGGGGCCGAGGCGTTTCACCGCCTGCACCTACACCTTCTTGTACACCCGTGAGAAGAGTGTATGCAGCGTTGTACTACCTCCACTCTCACAAAACACCGCATGACTACGTTTCAGCTCCTAACGCTAACGTTGTACAGTGTCTGCATCGTCTCCATTCTGCGACTCCAATCACTGGTCGCTATATCCAACAGCAAGGACCAAAGCTACGACAACCCTGCTGCCGCCACATGGAGTTCCGTCGAAGCCAACGTCGGCATCATCTGCTCGTGTCTCCCTCTCCTCCGGCCCCTCATGGCTAAATACCTACCGGGCGTCTTCTCCTCGCACCGCCGCGACACCGGAGGCACGCCACGCATCTACCCGACCATCGGCAGCGCACGAAGCCGACCCCTACCTTCCCACAACGGCGACTACCCTTTAGCGACCACGACCAGAGGCTCGGGTAGCGGCTCGCGAGGCTCGAGTGATGCAGAGGGCCGCGACATACAGGTCGAGACGCACATCCACGTCAAAGTCGAGGGTGGAGGCGACAGACTGAGCGGGTGGGCGACGCTCAAGCCAAAGCGGTCGTTGAGAGACGATCGCGCCAGCAGCACGGATACGCTGGTCAAGGATTCGCGGGATGTATGAGGAATGCCATGCCTCTCTTGCCCCCAGAGTGATGGATTTAAGATTATTGATACCCAGAACTATCTTTTCATAGCCCTTTGTAATGAACGACGAGGAGTGAAGCTTCTCAAAATGACAAATCTGGCGGTTCAGTATCGCTGCTCTTGCGTTGTGACGAGCACCTCTACCCTGCACGTCGAACTCCATCGCAGTAGAGAACAGACCTACACTACCTGGCCAAGAGGACTAGGCAAGTAAAAACTCTGTGTACAAATTCTACCTCTTCGCCTGCACCAAATTCACACTCGAACTTGGCGCAACTCGTAGAGCCTCGCGTCTCGGGCATCCCCCCCCCCATCGTCGTGCCAACACCATGCCCAAGCGCCATgtagccccccccccctctctctctctctctttcccCCGCAGCTGTATCAGCACGCTTGCTTACCCGAGGGAGGACGACAGCCGGGACAGCGACCCGAGCGTAAGCGTCTAGCTCCGGGGCGAGACGTTGTGTTGGTTCTCGCGGTGTGCGCGGTGTTTCTGGCTCTTTGGTCATCCGGCTCTGGCGGGGATGTTGGAATGGGATGGGAGGGATGGGATGGGAGGGAtaggaaaggaaaggaaaggaaaggaaaggaaaggaaaggaaaggaaaggaaaggaaaggaaaggaaaggaaaggaaaggaaaggaaaggaaaggaaaggaaaggaaaggaaaggataGGCCTGGTGTGTGTTTGtgtgtggatgtggatgtggatgtggatgttcACTCTTTCCACACAGCCATGCGGAATTCCACAGTGACGAAGCCGCGAAATTGAAAcgaagaaaagaaaaggaaaaaatctgaaaagcaaaagaaaaaagaaaaagagagagagagagagagagagagacgcAGTACTGTGTACTTGAAATAGTTGCTAGAGCGTGTATGCGCCGCGCGGTGCAGACATGAGATGAAGTATGTAATCAAGATGCCAAAAGATGAAATGGATAAGATCAGTGATATCGTCCATTGCCTGCCACGTGAGTGTCGGAAACAAGAAAATCGCTGCATGTCTTGCGCTGTGCTATGCCAAACCATGCCAAaccatgccatgccatgccgTGTCGTGCCCGTGTGATGCTGAACCAACAACCGTACCTCAGAGATCCACCCACCCTACTATTCGAAAGCAAAAGCAGTGCGGCTACTGTAATGCTTACATGCAATCTACTCTACCCAACAACAGCCTTCATACTTAAGCGCTCGAGGAAGCCGCTGAGATCTTCTTTTCTGATCTCGATGACGCAGGCTTCGAAGCTGTCCATCCTGACTCTCGCACCGGTCTCGCGCACGACTTCTTGGAAGGCGTTGCCGAACCTGTTGCGCCCTGATCCAGACTTCTggtcgtcctcgtcttcgcTCTCGCTTTCCTCTgactcgtcgtcgtcctcttcCTCGGTGTCGTCTTCGACTTCATCCTCATCTAGGCCGGCGGCTTCGAGCCGCTGGCGTTTGgcttctctcttcttctttacttcggcttccttccttctttgcatctcctccttctctttcgcCTTCTTCTCTCGTTTCTGCAGTCTTTCCTTTGCGGACTCGGTcgcaccgccaccgcctAGACCGACGACAACGTACAATCCTCGACTGTCATCGAGACCGGCCATGACCAGCTCCGAACCGCGGTTCTTGCCCTTCGTGCCGTTCAGCTCGACGATTGCTTCGGCTATCCATAGTGCGAGTTTGGTGAGTGCGCCGGGATGTGTGAAGAGTTGAACGTCCGGTCCTTCTTTGACAACGGCCATCCGGAAGGCTCGCAAGTGTCTGATCTGCTTCTTTTCTATAAGTGCTGTTCCTGTACGGAGGATGGCGCGATGGAGATGCTGGGCTGTGGAGATGTGTTGGACAAGCTTGTCGATTTGGCCGAGGGCGTCGTAGGCGGTCCAGAACCGGGAGGCAATGTGTTCTTGTGCCTCatcttgttcttcttgtgTGGCTGCTGCGGTGGTGTCGCCGTGGTCGTTTGTGCCGACAAAATTGGTGGGTTCGAAGGAAGATTGGGAGAGGGACTTCGCGTCCCCAACCTCGAGAATGGCGCCTAAGATTACGGAAGCATCGACGGCGGAGAGACAGGCCTTCCAGCCCCAGCAGCGTACAAAGCCCCAGCCATCCTTCATATCGCCGCttcgtggtggtggtggaacGAGGCCGTCGAGGCCGTACTGCGGCGCGAACTTCAGTAGTCGTTCTCGTAACCCGCGCTTGAGTTCCATGTCCATGTGTGTGTAATTCTGCTTGCATTCGGAAAGAGAGACGCCCATCTTCGCCAGCAGCTTGTTCAGTCGCTTTTGCCCTTGCTCGCTCCACATGTGAAGTCTGGCCGAGAGGTAGGGCGAGTGTTGCATGCTTTCGTAAAGAGACCAATGCCGTAGGAGGAGGAAGCGAGGCTCAGGTGACAGTCGTATTGACTTGTCTGTTGCTGAGCGTGCACTTGTGGGAATAACGCCACTCGAGTCGCCCAGGCTCGCATCGCGAGCTACACCTTGAGGATCTGTGACGGGGTTGAGACGGCGCACTTCGTCCCTGAAGACTGATCTGATCTGTTCTCCTCGGTTGCCGTTCCATCCTGCGGAGCCACCAGCTGCAGAGAGAGGGTTTAGGCCAACGCCGCTGCCTGTTCTCCCGTACAGCTCCAAACTGCTGACACCCACTATTGCATTCCAGAGGAGATCGTTGTCTTCGCGACCGAGTTCCGATGCCAGAGCGTAAACGAGAGAGGAGACGGGCTCAGCGTACGAGGCGCCGAGTTGGTAGTATTTGTCGAGCACGCCGGTGTACTTGTTTCGCATTGTCATGAGCTGTTTCCGTAAGCTCTTGACAGACTGGGCTTTTGGCGCCACTATCGACGGAGATGCTGAGCGGCTACGTGAGTCTGATCGCGAAAAGTCAGACGATCCACCAAGCTGGTTTTCGATCATCAGGCCTCGCCGCGCTGGTCTTGGATCTGGGGATGATGGTATTGAACCCCCCTGGCAGAGTGTCAGTGTTGATTTCAAGTCGTGCTGAGCTGCCGTACCGAATTACTTCTTAACCTCTGCCGTGGCCGCTCGTCGTCGGACATTTCTTCGTCTGAATCCTCTCTGTCGCTCCAAgacttcctcttctttgttGGCTGACCAGAAGATGGTGCATCCTCGTCATGGTCGTCCGATTCGTCATCTGAGCCTGTGTCTTCTCCAACCTCAGGCATCTCCTCGAGCCCGCAGTAGGCTGCTCTTTCTGCCTGGAGCTCTTCCTCGATGTCGCCATCGTCGAAAACAATTATCCCCCCTCTTGGACCCTGGTACGATTGCATTATCCTACCCTTCTCCACCCCAGGTTGCCGCCGTAACAGCTCCCCTGTGGTCGAGTCCTCGCCGAGTGGGGTGCCGAACACGTTCGCCAGGTTCCACGGCCGTCTCGCATCGAGAAGCCAGACCTCGACATCTCCGGTACCACCCTGGCCGTTCTCATCAACATCCATGCCCAGCATCTCTTCCATGTCGATCATGCCTCCTACACCCAAACACACAACAACGCCCCCACTGCCACCCTCTGTTGTCCGCATGGGCCGCACCAAGTTGTCTGCTGCATGTGATAGATCGCCATAGCCAGCAATGGGTTGGATCTTGTGTGGTATGTAGTCGCGCTTGAGTAACGCGGTGAGGATTCGACACGCACAAAGCGCGTCTGGTTCGAGGGCaacgaggaggaggacagGCGGGGCGGCGGCGTGTGTTCGTTTTATAAGGTTCTGGTAGAGGTGCGCTATGAGGTTCCGTGGGAGGTACATGTTTGCGGTGTGTGGTGTGGACGGGCGGGCCCAGCGTGCGTAATCTGCAGAAAGTCGCGCCGGAAAGACGCGTAAAGAGGTTTGCGGGGAGGTTCAAGATCGGTCGAGGGTCATTGCGTCGTGAACATGCCAGAACGGGGGAGAGGCAGAGCTTTCGAGCACTGAGGGCGCGAGGAGAGCGGCTTGTGTGGTTTGGCGCGGGTACCTGCACGAGATCGTGACGCTGCCATGTTGAGTGGTGCACTGGACGCGTTCGAGCTAGGACCCAACTTGGGATGGCGCGACTCGGTCGTGAACGTGCACTTCCGCGTAGATCACGATCGATCATCTGTTCGTCACAGTCCACAACTCCCAACCTGCAATGCAAATCGTGCGAAGCCTTTCATTTGCTCGTCATTGAGTCGAGCTACTGCTGTGCAGGAGGTCTATCTACTTCCTGTTTCCGACTTGGAGAACATGTTGTAAGTGTCATTCGACACGCATCTACCTACATCTCTGATCGAAAAGAAAAAAACCAGTACTTCCCGCTGCTCGTAGTCTTTGCTGCTGTCCTTCCACATGGCTTGACACGTCGCTGTTGCTGTGCCATAACCATCTTGACCGAATGGTCTCCTTTGAATGCTGCTTACGCTTTACGCTTTACGCTTCACAACGTCAGCGTTGGCAGAATCGATCGTCTCCTTTGGCACCTGCCTCTCCAGCTGTACCAGAGACGGCAGAATGTCGTAGCGATGGTCAAGGTTCTTGCCATGTGCATCTCCCCACTTCGTGAGGCCTGGGTTCACAATGAATGCCACAACGCCATTTTCGGTGTGGTCGCCGTCTACGCTTGAGAGGGGCGCCATCACATGCTCGTCGAAGTTCTCTCCAACCTTGGGGTAGGTGACTTGGAGGCGTGCACGCTGGACGCTCATCTTGGTTGCCAGAGCGAAAGCTTTGTCGACAAGTTGTATGATCTTCGGTGAGTGTTTCGTAGAGGACTCCTTCGACAATCCTGATTGCAGCGACATGATGATGCTATTGCGAAATTCGACGATGTCCTCTTGAAGGTATCGGTACTGCTGCTTCAGCTGCTTAGCACCGTCAACATCTTGTTCGATCTTTTCCACCATTTGATCCATCGTTGTGTGGCGCCATGTTTCGGACAGGGCCGTGGGAGTTGGCCAACCGTTGCAGTGTTGGTCCTCGAACAAGGACTGCCAGACTGCACTTAGGATGTCGCATCGCTCTCCAAAAGATGCGAAGGGAGATCGGAAGACGTTGTCGACCAGGACGGACCAGAACCAGGCTTCAGTCAGGGACTTCCTGTTGGCTCGCCTGTCCCAATGGGCTCGGGACACATCAGTGAGCAACGTTCCGGAGGCGAGGATGTCAACGATGTTCTCCTGGCTGGTGTAGCGAACCTCACGGCTCAGCGTCTTGATGAGGGAGGTGATGTTGCGGAATTCCTGCGCGAACGCCTCATCGTTCACAGTCTGGATCTTCTTGACTTTGGCCAACATGTCGTTCTGCAAAGCTCCAACCTCCTTTTGCAAGACTTGTCGCTCCGCTCGCAGACCTTGTACCTGATCTTGCAGCGATTTAGCATTCAGAGCATCGCGACCCAGAAGTGCCATGACGTCATCGAAAGATTCTCTCGACCATTTCTCTGGCGAGATCCCATGTTGTTTGGCGTACGGGATCGTGCACTCCTTCAGCACTTGATCTATAATTTCGGCATAACACTCGCGATCCGCTTCACCCTTCTTCAAAGCATCATTTTGGATGCTCCATTCATTTTCAAGCTTTTCCCTCTTGATCTTCTGCATCGTGTACTTCTCTCGCGTTTGTTTGAGCTCATCCTCGCAGCTGATAAGCTCAGCCTCCAAGATAGCGATGGTATCCTTCATATCGACGTCCACTCTTTCGCCTTTGTCGCCATTGGCTCGTGTCTTGGAAGCTGGGTCGCCGTTGGGTTTTAGCAAGCTGTTGCCGTGGGTACTGGGAAAGTCGGTAGGAGGGCCGACTTGCTTGGAAGTTCCCATGATGAAGTCGAGCTACAAGTTCCTTGTGAGTGATTGGTAGTTACTGATGACGGTGGCGGACTTACGGCTTTTGTATAGACGAGTCTTAACATTAGCTTAGACTGCCAGCATGGTCTGGGGAGCGAATTGATTTAACTGTGTAGAAGAGTGGGGTAACGTTGGAAGCCCAAGAAGGCGTGCCCAAAGATATCACAATAGGCCGCCGAGGAAAAAAACctcttcaccttcacttcaCCGGCTTGAAGAGATTTCAGACGCTGCCCCTCGCCTTCCACGAACTTCCACACTCCTCTCACCACTCTCTCACCTGCAAATTTGACGTCTATTCTCACACAAAACTACCGCATCGACAATCTTCAGTATGTTGGGTAATCGCCTTGTCATCGGGCTAGACTATGGCACCACGTACACAGGTAAACAGAGACCCTTGCTGTTGTCGTTGCTGGCATATTCTGACTGTTTAGGCGTGTCTTTCTGCGAGACATCTGACGCTGGCGCGCTCGAAAAGCATATCGAAGTCATCAAGGACTGGCCGTCTCGTCATACTAAGATCGGCACAAAGGAGAAAGTCCCAAGCGAGATCGCATACCTTTCGGATGGCATGAAGTGGGGTTCACTCATTCCAACAAATGCTCAGCGCCATATGTGGACAAAGTTGGAACTTGACTCACCCCAGGCTGGCGAGGCAGCGAGAATCCAGCGAGAGCTAGTCGCAAACACCCGAGTCACGCTCAAACAGCCTGTCGATATTGTTGCGGACTTTCTTGAGCAAGTCAAGGGCCATCTGATCAAAAACCTCGATACCCAGTATGGTGAGGAGCTTTGGAGGACATTGCCTATCACTCTGGTCATCACCGTCCCTGCAGTCTGGTCCGATGCTGCTAAGGCTCGCACGCACCAAGCTGTTCGCATGGCAGGGTTCGACAACTCTTCGTTTCCTAAGCTGAAAAGAACCATCACAATCACTGAACCAGAAGCTGCGGCTACCTACACTATCCAGTCGCTCCGAGGCAGTGCTCAAGATGAACAATTCGCTCTTGGTGACGGCTTCATTGTGTGCGACATGGGAGGCGGTACCGTCGATCTGATCTCATATATTGTTGCTGAGCTTAATCCAACAATTCTGGAAGAGGCCACTGTTGGCGACGGCGATCAGTGTGGTGGTAGCTTCGTCGAGCGAGGTTTCCTCAAATGGTTGGAGCGCCGCCTCGGTACTGCTGACTTCGTTAAGGTCGCGGGCTGCAGGAGCGACGAAATTCCTCGCACTTCAATGTCCAAGAAGCTGGGTCAAATGGTGCAAGACTTTGTGTTGGAAGCCAAGAGCGGGTTCTGTGGAACTGAGACCAGCTACCTGCGTCTTCCTACTCCTCTGAGTGCAGTCGACGATGATGAGTCTCGGGGTATATCTGATGGAGAGATTGTGATCACTTCGTAAGTTCGCCTATGTTCTCCATATCTACAAACTGACGCAGGGATACTATAGGGAGGATATGCAAGAGATGTTCGAATTTCCTCTTCGTCGCACATACGAGCTTATCCTAGGTCAAATACAGCAAGCTCGGTGCAGCGGCAAAGTTCAACTCAAGGTACGCGTGATAAAGTCAGCACTCATGCCGACTGCTGATCTTTGTGAAGCACCTCATCATGGTCGGCGGCTTCTCTGAGTCTCCCTACATGTACGAGAAGATCAAGGCATTCGCGAAGCTCAACGGTCTTCAAGCAATCCGCCCTGCTAATGCGTAAGTTGATCTCTTTTTATCCTACTCCCAGGCTGATGACTATGGCAGTTGGTCCGCAGTTGTTCGTGGCGCA
The Ascochyta rabiei chromosome 9, complete sequence DNA segment above includes these coding regions:
- a CDS encoding DNA replication initiation factor cdc45 encodes the protein MYLPRNLIAHLYQNLIKRTHAAAPPVLLLVALEPDALCACRILTALLKRDYIPHKIQPIAGYGDLSHAADNLVRPMRTTEGGSGGVVVCLGVGGMIDMEEMLGMDVDENGQGGTGDVEVWLLDARRPWNLANVFGTPLGEDSTTGELLRRQPGVEKGRIMQSYQGPRGGIIVFDDGDIEEELQAERAAYCGLEEMPEVGEDTGSDDESDDHDEDAPSSGQPTKKRKSWSDREDSDEEMSDDERPRQRLRSNSGGSIPSSPDPRPARRGLMIENQLGGSSDFSRSDSRSRSASPSIVAPKAQSVKSLRKQLMTMRNKYTGVLDKYYQLGASYAEPVSSLVYALASELGREDNDLLWNAIVGVSSLELYGRTGSGVGLNPLSAAGGSAGWNGNRGEQIRSVFRDEVRRLNPVTDPQGVARDASLGDSSGVIPTSARSATDKSIRLSPEPRFLLLRHWSLYESMQHSPYLSARLHMWSEQGQKRLNKLLAKMGVSLSECKQNYTHMDMELKRGLRERLLKFAPQYGLDGLVPPPPRSGDMKDGWGFVRCWGWKACLSAVDASVILGAILEVGDAKSLSQSSFEPTNFVGTNDHGDTTAAATQEEQDEAQEHIASRFWTAYDALGQIDKLVQHISTAQHLHRAILRTGTALIEKKQIRHLRAFRMAVVKEGPDVQLFTHPGALTKLALWIAEAIVELNGTKGKNRGSELVMAGLDDSRGLYVVVGLGGGGATESAKERLQKREKKAKEKEEMQRRKEAEVKKKREAKRQRLEAAGLDEDEVEDDTEEEDDDESEESESEDEDDQKSGSGRNRFGNAFQEVVRETGARVRMDSFEACVIEIRKEDLSGFLERLSMKAVVG